The window ACAACAACTATCATATTACCTTTTTTTATTTCCTCTATAGCTTCCTCAATTGTATTGAATTTCATTTTACATCCTCCTCTATGACACTAAAATCACAAAAAGCCGTTGTCCCTCAAAAAGTCCATGGTCAAATTGCTTTTACTCTCTGTTTTTTCACCATTGAACAAAGTCAGTTTTTCGATATACTTTGCAACCTGATCAACCTCAATATTTACAATATCTCCAGTCTTTTTATCTCCTAAAACAGTCATGTGCCGTGTATGGGGTATCAAGGATACCTTGAATAAGCTCTCATCTATATAAGCCACAGTAAGGCTTGTTCCATCAATTGCAACGGACCCTTTATGTATTATATATTTCAATATATACCCATCAGTCCTTATTGAGTACCAAACCGAATTATCCTCTTCTTCCATTTGAGTTATGGTTCCTATGCCATCTATATGACCGCTGACAATATGCCCTCCCAGCCTATCTGAGAGTCTTAATGCCCTTTCCAGGTTTACCTTCGATCCTATACCCATATCTCTTAAACTTGTTCTCCTAAGGGTCTCAGGCATCACATCGGCAGCAAAATACCCGTTTCCCATATTGGTAACCGTAAGGCAGACTCCATTAACTGCTATACTGTCGCCAATCTTTGATCCCTCAAGAACATTGCTGCAACTAATCATTAGCTTAATAGATCTGCTGCCGTATGATATGTTTTTTACCTTTCCCAATTCCTCAACAATCCCGGTAAACATTGCTTTTCACATACCCTTCTATAAGTATATCATCATCAAACCTTTCAAGGGAAACTTCCTCCAGCGAAACAGCATCCTTCATGTACCGCCTGCCTTGACCTTCAACAGGCGTGGGTGCATTGGCCCCGCCTATAATTTTGGGCGATATGAAGCTCATTACCTTATCTACAATTCCATACTGAAGGGCTGATGAATTAAGGGTCCCTCCACCCTCTAACAATATACTGTCTATTTCCAGTTTATAAAGCTCACCCATAAGTTTTGCAAGGTCTACTCCTGTAACGGTGCCATTTTCCATTTTGTCAGCCTTGATTATTGTGACACCTTTTTTTATTAGAGCTTCTTCTTTTTCCTTAGGTATTTTTGAAGTAGTGGCGAGAATAACACCCTTATCCGAATCAACATTAAGAACCCTGGACTTCTCAGGAATTTTACCCGTGCTGTCAACAATAACCCTAACGGAATCGGCTCCTGTTTCTCCCTCAAGCCTTGTAGTCAGCGAAGGATCATCCTTTAGTACTGTATTTATACCTACCATTATGGAAGCTACCCTGTTTCTTATTAAATGGACATACTGCCTTGATTTTTCACCCGTAATCCATTTGGAGTCCCCTGTAGCTGCAGCAATTTTACCATCAAGAGTCATAGCAGTTTTCATTATCACAAAGGGCTGCTTCTTTGTGATATATTTTATAAAAATTTCATTTAACTTTTTTGCATTTTTTTCCAACACGCCGGTAATTACATTTATACCCGCATCCTTCAGAATTCCTATCCCTCTTCCCGAAACCTTGGGATTGGGATCCTCCATCGCAACAACAACTTCCTTTATTCCAGCCTGCACAATTGCATTAGCACAGGGAGGCGTCCTTCCAAAATGGGAGCAGGGCTCAAGGTTAACATACATGGTTCCGCCACTTATGTCACCCCTGGCATTGTAAATTGCAGCTGCTTCTGCGTGGGCACACCCAAGCACCTCATGAAAACCTTCCGCCACAATTTCTCCATCCTTTACAACTACAGCACCAACGAGGGGGTTGGGATTTGTCTTTCCGCTGCCGCCTTTTGCAAGCTCCATTGCCTTCATCATATACTTTTCGTGTATGTCCAAATTAGTCTCCATTTTAATTAAACCACCTGATTAAAATACGTAGTAGTATTTCCTAAACATCTAAAAATTCCCTGATGATAATATCTTCAGGGAATTTAATAATACAATTTTTATTCTTCTTCCATCCAGACTTTACTGTCGGCTCCGGACTTTGACCGGATCTGCTTTATAAAAGCTCGCGGGCTCGCATTACTGCCTACCGCCGGTAAGGAATTTCACCTATCCCTGAAGATTTTATTAAGTTTTATTTGTTAATATATTTTTTACCATACCAGCACCTTTTAGTCAAGCTATTTTAAACAGCAGCAATTATCCTAAAGTATCACATTTATCCTTTCACCCAATACTATTCCATCCTCCTCAACAATAGAATCAAATGCAAGAATTTTCACCCCATGACTTGCAGCCTTTTTTAGTCCTTCTGAAAACCTGGAATCCATTTTAGAATTGGGCATAAAGCATCGGACCCCCTTCATCTGTATCAGGAAAATAATATATCCTTCATACCCCATTTCTACGGCTTCTTTCATTTCCAATACATGCTTGGTGCCTCTTTCCGTAGGTGCATCAGGGAACATTGCCACCTTGTCCACTTCAAGAGTAGCTCCCTTCACTTCTATAAATATTTTCCTTTCATTGCCCTCAC is drawn from Pseudobacteroides sp. and contains these coding sequences:
- a CDS encoding riboflavin synthase, which produces MFTGIVEELGKVKNISYGSRSIKLMISCSNVLEGSKIGDSIAVNGVCLTVTNMGNGYFAADVMPETLRRTSLRDMGIGSKVNLERALRLSDRLGGHIVSGHIDGIGTITQMEEEDNSVWYSIRTDGYILKYIIHKGSVAIDGTSLTVAYIDESLFKVSLIPHTRHMTVLGDKKTGDIVNIEVDQVAKYIEKLTLFNGEKTESKSNLTMDFLRDNGFL
- the ribD gene encoding bifunctional diaminohydroxyphosphoribosylaminopyrimidine deaminase/5-amino-6-(5-phosphoribosylamino)uracil reductase RibD — protein: METNLDIHEKYMMKAMELAKGGSGKTNPNPLVGAVVVKDGEIVAEGFHEVLGCAHAEAAAIYNARGDISGGTMYVNLEPCSHFGRTPPCANAIVQAGIKEVVVAMEDPNPKVSGRGIGILKDAGINVITGVLEKNAKKLNEIFIKYITKKQPFVIMKTAMTLDGKIAAATGDSKWITGEKSRQYVHLIRNRVASIMVGINTVLKDDPSLTTRLEGETGADSVRVIVDSTGKIPEKSRVLNVDSDKGVILATTSKIPKEKEEALIKKGVTIIKADKMENGTVTGVDLAKLMGELYKLEIDSILLEGGGTLNSSALQYGIVDKVMSFISPKIIGGANAPTPVEGQGRRYMKDAVSLEEVSLERFDDDILIEGYVKSNVYRDC